The following coding sequences are from one Yoonia sp. GPGPB17 window:
- a CDS encoding TRAP transporter small permease subunit codes for MRFLLGYSRAVDRMNHAIGLVVMYGVFVLMAILLWSSISKTFFVPSLWTLEMAQFAMVAYYMLGGPYSILVGSNVRMDLFYGAWSLRRKSAIDVITVLFLIFYIGVLLYGALGSTAYSLGYWGTAPVEYFLGLMTGTEDIGRMERSSTAWRPYIWPIKAIMIAGLFLMLLQAVSELIKDLARALGHDLPEPKI; via the coding sequence ATGAGATTTTTGCTCGGTTATTCGCGCGCAGTGGATCGCATGAATCACGCCATTGGTTTGGTGGTGATGTACGGGGTCTTTGTGCTCATGGCGATTTTGCTTTGGTCTTCAATCTCCAAGACCTTTTTTGTTCCCTCGCTCTGGACGCTGGAGATGGCGCAATTTGCTATGGTTGCCTACTATATGTTGGGCGGTCCCTATTCGATCCTAGTAGGGTCCAATGTGCGAATGGACCTTTTCTATGGCGCTTGGTCGCTGCGCCGCAAGTCAGCCATCGACGTGATCACGGTACTCTTTCTGATCTTCTACATAGGTGTGCTGCTCTACGGCGCATTGGGGTCGACCGCATATTCACTCGGCTATTGGGGCACCGCGCCGGTCGAATATTTCCTTGGCCTGATGACAGGCACGGAAGACATTGGTCGCATGGAGCGCTCCTCAACCGCCTGGCGCCCATATATTTGGCCAATCAAGGCGATCATGATCGCTGGCCTCTTCCTGATGCTACTTCAGGCTGTATCTGAACTTATCAAAGACCTGGCGCGCGCTTTGGGTCACGACCTCCCG